In Panthera tigris isolate Pti1 chromosome C1, P.tigris_Pti1_mat1.1, whole genome shotgun sequence, the following proteins share a genomic window:
- the SIKE1 gene encoding suppressor of IKBKE 1, which translates to MSCTIEKILTDAKTLLERLREHDAAAESLVDQSAALHRRVAAMREAGTALPDQYQEDAPDIKDMSKFKPHILLSQENTQIRDLQQENRELWVSLEEHQDALELIMSKYRKQMLQLMVAKKAVDAEPVLKAHQSHSAEIESQIDRICEMGEVMRKAVQVDDDQFCKIQEKLAQLELENKELRELLSISSESLQVRKENSMDTASQAIK; encoded by the exons ATGAGCTGCACCATCGAGAAGATCCTGACAGACGCCAAGACGCTGCTGGAGCGGCTGCGGGAGCACGACGCGGCCGCAGAGTCGCTAGTGGATCAGTCCGCCGCGCTGCACCGGCGGGTGGCCGCTATGAGGGAGGCGGGGACGGCGCTTCCGGACCAG TATCAAGAAGATGCACCCGATATAAAGGACATGTCCAAATTCAAACCTCACATTCTGCTGTCCCAAGAGAACACACAGATTAGAGACTTGCAGCAGGAAAACAGAG agCTATGGGTTTCCTTGGAGGAACACCAGGATGCTTTGGAACTCATCATGAGCAAGTACCGGAAACAGATGTTACAATTAATGGTTGCTAAAAAGGCCGTGGATGCTGAACCAGTCCTGAAAGCTCACCAGTCTCACTCTGCA gaaattgagagtcagattgacagaatctgtgaaatgggagaagTGATGAGGAAAGCAGTTCAGGTGGATGATGACCAATTTTGTAAGATTCAGGAAAAACTAGCCCAATTAGAG cttgaaAATAAGGAACTTCGAGAATTATTGTCCATCAGCAGTGAATCTCTTCAGGTCAGGAAGGAAAACTCAATGGACACTGCTTCCCAAGCCATCAAATAA